The proteins below come from a single Papaver somniferum cultivar HN1 chromosome 11, ASM357369v1, whole genome shotgun sequence genomic window:
- the LOC113324369 gene encoding uncharacterized protein LOC113324369: MSTLVDGDGEVEFCDNFSTKACYDALVGPMEVCIYSKFLWKNDIPSKVSFMLWADLNNSLPTRDMLRHKSVEIDSSLCMMCNTVDESADHLFLHCQTTFKVWDHLIKAFHISWSIPGSILELFEASRNNVLTGRYKELWNIIHYALDWIIWDERNKRVFGGRN, from the coding sequence ATGTCTACGCTGGTTGATGGTGATGGTGAAGTGGAGTTTTGTGACAATTTCTCAACTAAAGCTTGCTACGATGCTCTAGTTGGTCCAATGGAAGTTTGTATCTATAGTAAGTTCCTGTGGAAGAACGACATTCCCTCTAAAGTTAGTTTTATGTTGTGGGCAGATCTTAACAATTCTCTACCTACAAGAGATATGCTGAGGCATAAAAGCGTGGAAATTGATAGCTCTCTTTGTATGATGTGCAATACGGTGGATGAGTCTGCAGATCATTTATTTTTACACTGTCAAACGACCTTTAAAGTTTGGGATCACTTGATAAAAGCATTTCATATCTCTTGGTCTATCCCTGGTAGCATATTAGAACTGTTTGAAGCCTCGAGGAACAATGTGCTGACTGGAAGGTATAAAgaactgtggaatattatacaTTATGCGTTGGATTGGATCATTTGGGATGAAAGAAACAAGAGGGTGTTTGGGGGAAGAAATTAA